One Neodiprion pinetum isolate iyNeoPine1 chromosome 1, iyNeoPine1.2, whole genome shotgun sequence genomic window carries:
- the LOC124221706 gene encoding uncharacterized protein codes for MMYNPRWLAVVVGGGGRWTRRRTRICAGYNPTWLSVVVGGGWRWLVVVGGRRGEGRRRREQYGRGGRRLVLGITRGGSRWLLEVVGGGWRWLQLIREEDEEDEENEDFYMV; via the exons gtataacccgaggtggttagcggtagtcgttggaggtggtgggagatggacgaggaggaggacgaggatttgtgcagg gtataacccgacgtggttatcggtggttgttgggggtggttggcggtggttggtgGTGGTCGGAGGTAGACGAGGTGAGGGACGAAGAAGACGAGAACAATATGGACGAGGAGGGCGAAGATTAGTGCTCG gtataacccgaggtggttcgaggtggttgttggaggtggttggcggtggttggaggtggttgcaGCTGATCAGGGAGGAGgacgaagaagacgaggagaacgaggATTTCTACATG GTGTAa